One segment of Odontesthes bonariensis isolate fOdoBon6 chromosome 1, fOdoBon6.hap1, whole genome shotgun sequence DNA contains the following:
- the rnf128a gene encoding E3 ubiquitin-protein ligase RNF128a yields MGMKTQDFLLLLLCLPGLVHRSGAYMFWTAMVEINYANSNNETVDKYCECGVYGRNSPLDKASGIVTLPKGDPKGCGPDPVYNRNSSSPPWIALVKRGNCTFSEKINAAKRQGAAGVVVYNMDGSGNSTSHMAHKDGDGIVAIMIGNSQGLEIVRLMKNGTDVQMLIDVGTPHGPWMDTYWLYFLSIAFFIVTAASIAYFVFISANRLYGLSRHRISENRLKTEAKKAIKRLQVRTLKRGDEETTSDTHLCAVCIESYKAGDVVTVLTCDHIFHKTCIEPWLLERRTCPMCKCDILKALGVEEETKENVSTESPPEVAVVSVTGDDTLYEVPLNGPVRPGPDQHQHRYDNRAFEGDLEAARE; encoded by the coding sequence ATGGGTATGAAGACACAAGACTTTCTGCTGCTTTTGCTGTGTTTGCCTGGGCTTGTTCACCGCTCAGGTGCCTACATGTTTTGGACAGCCATGGTGGAAATCAACTACGCTAACAGCAACAATGAGACTGTGGACAAATATTGTGAGTGTGGGGTGTATGGTCGTAACTCTCCCCTGGACAAAGCCTCAGGCATAGTTACACTCCCTAAAGGGGACCCTAAAGGCTGTGGCCCAGATCCTGTTTACAACCGAAACTCCAGCTCTCCGCCTTGGATAGCCCTGGTGAAAAGGGGAAACTGCACCTTCAGTGAAAAGATCAATGCTGCAAAACGTCAAGGAGCTGCTGGTGTGGTCGTGTATAATATGGATGGCAGTGGAAACAGCACCTCTCACATGGCACATAAAGATGGAGATGGTATTGTGGCCATCATGATTGGCAACAGTCAGGGCCTAGAGATTGTCAGGTTGATGAAAAACGGAACAGATGTTCAGATGCTTATTGATGTGGGCACCCCCCACGGACCCTGGATGGACACCTACTGGCTGTACTTTTTGTCCATAGCCTTCTTCATTGTCACGGCAGCCTCGATCGCCTACTTTGTGTTTATCTCTGCCAATCGTCTCTATGGTTTGAGCAGGCACAGAATCAGTGAGAATAGGCTCAAAACTGAGGCCAAGAAAGCAATTAAGCGCCTTCAAGTACGCACGCTGAAAAGAGGGGATGAGGAAACTACCTCTGACACCCATTTGTGCGCTGTCTGTATTGAATCCTACAAGGCAGGCGATGTGGTGACGGTGCTTACATGTGACCACATCTTCCATAAAACCTGCATCGAACCCTGGCTGCTGGAGAGGAGAACCTGCCCCATGTGTAAGTGCGACATTTTGAAGGCTCTTGGAGTTGAGGAGGAGACCAAAGAGAACGTCTCTACAGAATCACCACCAGAGGTCGCCGTGGTCTCAGTCACAGGAGACGACACCTTGTATGAAGTCCCACTGAATGGCCCAGTGCGCCCCGGCCCAGACCAACACCAGCATCGCTATGACAACAGGGCCTTTGAGGGAGACTTGGAGGCAGCAAGGGAATGA
- the myef2 gene encoding myelin expression factor 2, whose amino-acid sequence MADVTTPDEADEPQQEESIASVKSETDETSQETPNGVKTDSDENKSTKEQHDLKEKSAGSRRGNRYHPYKDKHGGEKKSAHRNRVFISNIPYDMKWQAIKDLMREKVGEVTYVELFKDAEGKSRGCGVVEFKDEEFVKAAVSAMNKHDLSGRPLNIKEDPDGEHARRALQRMGGGQQGGRGQDMGPGGMNIPPSIANNPNIPPEVIHALQAGRLGNTVFVANLDFKVGWKKLKEVFGMAGVVKRADVKEDKDGKSRGMGTVTFDQPLEAVQAISMFNGQMLFDRQMHVKMDEKSLPPDDFRQVEKPHQLPRGLGGIGMGLGPGGQPINANHLSGGGGMGSVGPGGMDASGYGGMNRLTGMSGGGGFGGMESMGSMGGMGGFGGRDMAPVGRMGDMYRSGMGGMDRDFGHSDMPMNRGFGDSFGGMGGSFGGGMGGGGGCMGHMGTGLGGGMGNMSMDRMGSSFDRVGMSGMDMNRGFGGFGGGGSGHMGGGMSDRSKAGCQIFVRNLSYDLTWQKLKEKFSNCGQVMFAEIKMENGKSKGCGTVRFDSPDSADKACRMMNGTKINGREVDVRIDRNA is encoded by the exons ATGGCAGATGTTACAACTCCTGATGAGGCTGATGAGCCACAGCAAGAGGAATCTATTGCATCCGTCAAGTCCGAAACCGATGAGACCTCTCAGGAAACACCCAATGGCGTGAAAAC GGACAGTGATGAAAATAAGTCCACCAAAGAACAGCATGATCTTAAAGAGAAGTCGGCAGGCAGCAGAAGAGGAAACCGCTATCATCCCTACAAAGACAAACATGGTGGAGAAAAGAAGAGCGCTCACAGGAACCGAGTGTTCATCAGCAACATCCCCTATGACATGAAGTGGCAGGCAATTAAAGATCTAATGCGTGAGAAAG TTGGTGAGGTTACATACGTGGAGCTCTTTAAGGATGCAGAAGGAAAGTCAAGG GGCTGTGG TGTGGTGGAGTTCAAAGATGAAGAGTTTGTGAAGGCGGCAGTATCGGCTATGAACAAGCATGACCTGAGTGGAAGGCCACTCAACATCAAGGAG gacCCTGATGGGGAACATGCCCGGCGTGCGCTGCAGCGCATGGGAGGAGGTCAGCAGGGAGGCCGTGGGCAGGACATGGGGCCCGGTGGGATGAACATCCCACCCTCCATTGCCAACAACCCAAACATCCCACCTGAGGTCATCCATGCACTTCAGGCTGGTCGACTGGGCAACACGGTGTTTGTGGCTAAT CTGGATTTCAAGGTGGGCTGGAAGAAGTTAAAAGAGGTGTTCGGCATGGCCGGTGTGGTGAAACGAGCAGATGTAAAGGAGGATAAAGATGGCAAGAGCCGCGGGATGGGAACAGTGACTTTTGACCAGCCACTGGAAGCTGTACAGGCCATAT CCATGTTCAATGGACAGATGCTGTTTGACAGACAGATGCATGTTAAAATG GATGAAAAGTCTCTTCCGCCTGATGATTTCCGTCAAGTAGAAAAACCACATCAGTTACCAC GGGGTCTAGGTGGTATTGGAATGGGTCTGGGGCCAGGAGGACAGCCAATAAATGCAAACCATCTGAGTGGAGGTGGAGGGATGGGCTCTGTGGGACCTGGAG GTATGGATGCTTCAGGTTATGGTGGAATGAACAGACTCACAG GAATGAGTGGTGGTGGAGGCTTTGGTGGCATGGAAAGCATGGGCAGCATGGGCGGCATGGGTGGCTTTGGAGGCAGAGACATGGCACCTGTTGGTAGAATGGGAG ATATGTACCGGTCAGGAATGGGTGGAATGGATCGGGACTTTGGCCACAGTGACATGCCAATGAATCGAGGATTTGGAGATTCTTTTGGAGGAATGG GTGGAAGTTTTGGAGGAGGCATGGGTGGTGGTGGCGGCTGCATGGGGCACATGGGAACTGGATTAG GTGGTGGAATGGGCAATATGTCGATGGACAGAATGGGCTCCAGTTTTGACCGTGTGGGCATGTCAGGAATGGACATGAACCGTGGCTTTGGTGGCTTTGGAGGCGGTGGATCAGGCCACATGGGTGGAGGCATGTCCGACAGATCCAAAGCAGGCTGTCAGATATTTGTGCGAAAT CTGTCCTACGACCTGACATGGCAAAAGCTAAAAGAGAAGTTCAGTAATtgtg GTCAGGTAATGTTCGCAGAAATCAAGATGGAGAATGGAAAATCAAAAGGATGTGGAACAGTGAGATTTGATTCTCCAGACAGCGCTGACAAGGCCTGCAGGATGATGAATGGAACCAAGATCAACGGCCGAGAGGTGGATGTCCGCATCGATCGCAACGCTTAG
- the slc24a5 gene encoding sodium/potassium/calcium exchanger 5 → MGKAAALQKKRRKDFIPYFLGFVIFLYATVHLVSLTAKTTQETHSVRVRRALENETECISPQASEFPAGFFTVQERKDGGLVIYFLLIFYMFLAVSIVCDDYFLPSLEVISERLGLSQDVAGATFMAAGSSAPELVTAFLGVFVTKGDIGVSTIVGSAVYNLLGICAACGLLASMAGRLTCWPLFRDCLAYGISVAAVIAILTDNKVYWYEAACLLLVYGIYIVVLCFDLRISEFVLMKLSPCCTCLSSGSVEKIETQPLMGWHDDTSLRVHGRSRTDSGIFQDDSGYSHLSLSLHGLNEIPEEHKSVFSVPESDVKRILWVLSLPAITLLFMTIPDCRRRFWKQWFMITFLMSAVWISAFTYVLVWMVTVVGETLGIPDTVMGLTLLAAGTSIPDTLASVMVAREGKADMAMSNIVGSNVFDMLCLGLPWFIKTAFVDTNNPIEVNSTGLIFIAATLLLSIVFLFVSVHINGWKLDWKLGLICLFCYILFATLSILYELGIIGNNPIRFCSD, encoded by the exons ATGGGTAAGGCTGCAGCTCTgcagaaaaagaggagaaaggATTTTATACCTTACTTTTTGGGCTTTGTCATTTTCTTGTATGCCACTGTTCATCTAGTATCACTGACAGCAAAAACAACTCAGGAAACCCACTCTGTGAGGGTGCGCCGGGCCCTGG aGAATGAAACAGAATGCATCTCACCACAAGCCTCCGAGTTTCCTGCAGGCTTCTTCACTGTGCAGGAGAGGAAGGATGGGGGGCTGgtcatttattttttgcttattttctacatgtttttGGCTGTTTCTATAGTCTGCGACGATTACTTTCTGCCATCCCTAGAAGTAATAAGTGAAC GTCTGGGATTGTCTCAGGATGTGGCAGGAGCCACGTTTATGGCAGCAGGGAGCTCTGCACCTGAACTGGTCACAGCATTTCTGG GTGTTTTTGTGACAAAGGGGGACATTGGTGTCAGCACCATTGTAGGATCAGCTGTCTACAACCTGCTCGGAATCTGTGCTGCTTGTGGACTCTTGGCCTCTATG GCAGGGCGTCTCACCTGTTGGCCCCTGTTCAGGGACTGCCTGGCATACGGAATCAGTGTTGCTGCTGTTATTGCCATACTTACTGATAACAAGGTGTACTG GTATGAGGctgcctgtctgctgctggtcTACGGCATCTACATTGTGGTTCTGTGCTTTGACCTCCGCATCAGTGAGTTTGTCCTGATGAAGCTGAGCCCTTGCTGCACCTGTCTGAGCTCCGGCTCTGTTGAGAAGATCGAGACACAGCCTCTGATGGGCTGGCACGATGACACCAGTTTGCGTGTCCACGGACGCTCCAGAACGGACAGCGGGATCTTCCAAGATGACTCTGGGTACTCTCACCTCTCCCTCAGCCTGCATGGCCTCAATGAGATTCCTGAAG AGCATAAAAGTGTGTTTTCGGTTCCTGAGAGCGACGTGAAAAGGATCCTCTGGGTTCTGTCGCTGCCTGCCATCACTCTGCTGTTCATGACCATCCCTGACTGCAGGAGAAGGTTCTGGAAGCAGTGGTTCATGATAACCTTCCTCATGTCAGCTGTCTGGATCTCAGCTTTTACATACGTGCTGGTCTGGATGGTCACTGTTGTCG GTGAGACGCTTGGCATACCCGATACAGTGATGGGACTCACTTTGCTTGCTGCTGGAACCAGTATACCTGACACTTTGGCCAGTGTCATGGTAGCCAGAGAAG GGAAAGCTGACATGGCCATGTCCAACATTGTGGGCTCTAATGTTTTTGACATGCTGTGCCTGGGTCTGCCTTGGTTCATCAAGACTGCCTTTGTGGACACCAACAACCCCATAGAAGTCAACAGCACAGGGCTGATCTTCATTGCCGCCACACTCCTCCTCTCAATAGTCTTCCTTTTTGTATCAGTGCACATCAATGGATGGAAGTTGGACTGGAAGTTGGGACTCATTTGTCTCTTTTGCTACATCCTTTTTGCCACTCTGTCTATCCTGTACGAGTTGGGGATCATTGGGAATAATCCTATAAGATTTTGCAGCGACTGA